The Caulobacter sp. FWC2 region TGACCATGCATTCGGACTTCTACGGCGAAGTGGAGGGGCGGTCCTACTTCTCAGTTGAAGTGAACGCCGCGCACGTGGGGGCAAGCGCGGTGCGCGCCGATCGCGACTTCCGTGACCATACGTCGAAGCACAGCCTGTTCGAGGGTGATCTCGTCCTGGAAGGCAGTCGGCTGACGCAGAGTGCTTACCCTGTCTACCTTTCTGGTGCGACTGACGCCGCGCAGGGCGCGTTGAAGAAATTGAGGGATTTCGGAACATTGTCGTTCGGCCGACAGGGAGGGTTTGACTATCAGCCGACCGCGCGTGTCTCGACCCAAGTCGCCGAGCGTGAAATCTTGGGCAGGGAGCTCTAAAGCCCTCGTAGCCGCTCCAGCGCGCCCTGCAGGATCCAGCCGGCGGCCATCTTGTCGACGACCTCGTCGCGGCGCTTGCGCGAGACGTCGTGCTCGTCGATCAGCACCCGGGTCACCGCCGCCGTCGACAGGCGTTCGTCCCAGAAGGTGATCGGCAGGTCGGGCTTCAGGCGCAGGAGATTGCGGCCCAGCGCCCGGTTTGACTGGCAGCGCACCCCCTCGGTGCCGTCCATGTTCATGGGCAGGCCGATGACGATGCCGATGGCGCCGCGGCTGTCCATCAGCTTGAACAGTTGCTCGGCGTCCTTGCTGAACTTGGTCTTCTCGATCAGCGCCATGGGGCTGGCGACCGTGCGGGTGACGTCCGAGACGGCCACGCCGATGGTCTTCTCGCCAGGGTCCAGGCCGACGATGGCGGCGTACTCGGGCAGGGCGGCGGCGAAGTCTTCGATGGAAAGAACGGGCATGGCGGCTTCTTAAGGCTTCGGCGCTCCGGAGTCTTTGAAGATACTGTCCGCGTTCCAGGTCGGTTTCACCGGATTGTCGGCGATCTTCAGCGTCAGGGCCGTGACATAGGCGTTGAAGTCGGCCGCCGCGGACAGGTCGACGGGCTGGCTGAGGTTGTCGGCCGGTGAGTGGTAGCGGTTGGTCCGCCAGTCCTTCTCGATCTGATAGGCCGGCGTGCCGACCGGGTATCCGAACTTCAGGGCCAGGGACGGCACACCGGCCTTCACGAAGCTGTACTGATCGGTGCGCACGAACGAGTTGCGGTCGGGATACGGATCGCTGGTCAGGGCGTAGCCCATGGCCTTGGCCACGGCGTCGGCCTCGCCGCCCAGCGAGCTTTCCGAAGCGCCCTGGATCAGCAGGTATTTGAGCGGCCAGAGCGGCAGGGGCATGTCCATGTTGACGTCGGCCACCAGGCTGGACCTGGGTACGGTCGGCTTGAGGGCGAAATAGCGCGAGCCCAACAGACCCTTTTCCTCGGCGGTCACGATCACGAACAGCACCGAGCGCTTGGGCTTGGCCTTCTGGCGCTTCATGGCCCGGGCGATCTCTATGACCGAAGCCACGCCCGAGGCGTCGTCCATGGCGCCGTGATAGATCGAATCGCCATTGATCGGCGCGCCAACGCCCAAATGGTCGATATGGGCGGAGACCACGACGTTCTCGGCGGCCAGCTTTGGGTCCGACCCCGGCAGGCGGGCGATGATATTGGCCGAGGCGACGTCGCTGACCTCGGTCTTCACGCTCGCGCGCAGCGACAGGTTCAGCGGGAATCGCTCCAGCTTCTGTCCGGCCTCGGCGGCGGCCAGCAGGGCGGCGAAGTCGTGACCGGACTTGATAAACAGCTTGGCCGCCTGGGCCGGATTGACGCTGGCCGTGAAGCGCGGGCCCGCGACATCGCCCAGCGACGGGTCGGCCAGATACATGCCCGGCTGTGAGGCCAGCAGCATCTGGCGGGTCCAGGGCACGTCCATGCCCTTGGGGGTAGGGAGGGTGATCAGGCCCACGGCCCCCGCGGCCTCCAGGGCTTTCCAGGTCCGAGCGCTGCGGGCGTGCGACTTGACGGGACCCGAAAGCTCCGCTGGTCCGCCGTTGATGACCACGGCGATCTTTCCGCGCAGGTCGAGGCCCGCCAGCTCGTCATGGCCATATTCGGGGATGACCAGGCCATAGCCGATGAAGACCAGCGGCGCCTCGATCATCGTGGGCTGGGGCAGGCGGGCGGACAACAGCATGTCGGGGCCCAGGGACAGGGGCGTGGCGACTTCGCCGTCGACCAGGGCGACGCTGGACTGGTCGGCCAGCACGCGCTGGGCCTTGAACGCCACCGGCTGGAAATAGCCCTCGGTCCCGGCCGGTTGCAGGCCCAAGGCCTTGAACCGGGCGGCGACATATTCGGCTGAGGCCTTTTCGCCCGGGCTGCCGGTCAGGCGGCCCTGCTGGGCGTCAGCGGCCATGAATTCGATATGCGCCCACCATGCCTTGCCGGACGCTACGCGGTCCGGGGTCTGAGCCTGGGCGGCCGAGAAGGCGATGCAGGCCGCAACACTGGCGAGAAGAACCGATTTCAAGGCGCGCCTCCGGGATTTCAGCGAACGTTGCATGCCGAACGAGGCCGCGACAGTCTTCAAGGTCTGACTTGGCGAAATCTGGCCATGCGCCCCAATTTTTGGCGATGAGAAAGCCTGCGCGCGGCTCGATGGCCGGGAAGCGCTTGTCAAAGCGCCCCTCGCACGGCTAACCCACGCACTCGAATTTCAGGAGGCTCCCATGGCCATTGACGCCGCCACCGTGCGGAAGGTCGCCCGGCTCGCCCGCATCGCCACGCCAGAAGAACGCCTGGAGCCTCTGGCCCAGGAGCTCAACGGCATCATGGCCTGGATCGAGCAACTGGCCGAGGTCGACACCGACGGCTGCGAGCCGCTGACCAGCGTCGTGGCCGCCGGCCTGCCGCTGCGTGAGGACGTCGTCACCATGGGCGGCGATCCTGCCCGCGTGACCAGCAACGCGCCCAAGTCCGTGAACAACTTCTTCGTCGTGCCGAAGGTGGTCGAATAATGAGCGCGCTCACGAAGCTGACCCTGGCCAGCGCCCTTGATGGCCTGGCCAAGCGCGAGTTCACCTCGGTCGAACTGACCAGGGCCCATATCGAGGCCGTCGAGGCCGCGCGTGGCCTGAACGCCTACATCCTGGAAACCCCGGACAAGGCGCTGGACATGGCCGCCAAGTCCGACGCCCGCCGGGCGTTTGGCGAAGCGGGCCCTCTGGAAGGCGCGCCGCTGGGCATCAAGGACCTGTTCTGCACCGAAGGCGTGCGGACCACGGCCTGCTCGAAGATCCTCGAGACCTTCATCCCGACCTATGAGTCGACGGTCACCAGCCAGCTGTGGCGCGACGGCGCGGTGATGCTGGGCAAGCTGAACCTCGACCAGTTCGCCATGGGCTCGTCGAACGAGACCTCGTATTTCGGTCCGGTGACCAACCCCTGGCGCGGCAAGGGCAGCAACAAGGCCCTGACCCCGGGCGGCTCGTCGGGCGGTTCGGCCGCGGCCGTCGCCGCCGACCTGTGCCTGGGCGCCACGGCGACCGACACCGGCGGCTCGATCCGCCAGCCCGCCGCCTTCACCGGCACCGTGGGGATCAAGCCGACCTATGGCCGCTGCTCGCGCTGGGGCGTCGTCGCCTTCGCCAGCTCGCTGGACCAGGCCGGCCCGATCGCCAAGACCGTTGAGGACGCGGCCCTGCTGCTGACCTCGATGTCGGGCCATGACCCCAAGGACTCGACCAGCCTCGACATCGCCGTGCCGGACTTCACCCAGTTTGTGGGCAAGTCGGTGAAGGGCCTGCGGATCGGTATCCCCAAGGAATACCGCGTCGACAACATGCCGGCCGAGATCGAGAAGCTCTGGTCCGACGGCATCGCCTGGCTCAAGGAGGCCGGCTGCGAGATCGTCGACATCAGCCTGCCGCACACCAAGTACGCCCTGCCGGCCTACTATATCGTGGCCCCGGCCGAGGCGTCGTCGAACCTCGCCCGCTACGACGGCATGCGCTACGGCCTGCGCGAGGACGGCGCCAACCTGACCGAGATCTACGAGAACACCCGCGCGTCGGGCTTCGGCGACGAGGTCAAGCGCCGCATCCTGATCGGCACCTATGTGCTGAGCGCCGGCTATTACGACGCCTACTACCTCAAGGCCCTCAAGGTGCGCCGTCGCATTGCCGAGGACTTCGACAACGCCTGGACCAAGGTCGACGCGATCCTCACCCCGACCGCGCCCTCGGCGGCGTTTGGCCTGGGCGAGAACAGCAACGACCCGATCGCCATGTACCTGAACGATGTCTTCACGGTGACGACGAACCTGGCGGGCCTGCCGGGCCTGTCCCTGCCGGCGGGGCTCGACGCTAACGGCCTGCCGCTGGGTCTGCAGATCATCGGCAAGCCTCTGGACGAGGCCACGGTGTTCTCGGTCGCCGGAGCGGTCGAGAAGGCGGCGGGGTTCTCCGCCAAGGCCGAAAAGTGGTGGTGATCTAAGGAAAAGGGCGGCTCCGGTGGAGCCGCCCTTCTTCATTCTGAGGGTGTGGGACCCTGTTATTGCGGGACGGTCGCCTGGGGCTCCGGCGTTGGGGCCGGAGCCGCCGGAGCCGGGATCACCAGCGGCGCAGGTTCGGCGATCGGGGCGCTGACGGTCGGCGGCGCGGCCGGGACCGTGGCGCTGACGTTCGCCGAGGCGCTGGAGGCGTCCGGAGCGCTGGTTTCGACCGGCGCGGCGCGACGGGCGACCGTACGGGCCGGAGCGGCGGCGCGCGGAGCCGAGCGGGCGAGCGGGGCGGGCGCCGCCGGTTCATTGCCGGCCAGCTCGGTTGGCTGCGGGATCGGCGACGGCGTGGCCGAAGCGCTGGCGGGAACCGGCGTCGTGGAGACCGGAGCCGGGCTTTGTGCGGCGGCGGTCTGCAGCGACTGCGGATCGGTCGGCGCCTCGGTGCGATTGGCGCTCATGCCCCAGATCAGGGCGCCAGCGGCGACGGCCAGCACCGGCACACCGATCAGAAGCGGCAGGTTGCCGGACGCCTTCTTCTTCGGCGTGCGAGCATAGACCGGCTGGCTCGGAAACATCGCCGAAGCATTGGGATCGGCCGCGACGACCGGCTCCGGCGCATCGAAGTTCAGAGTGGGGCGGGTAGTGTAAGCGGTGGGCATTTCTACCTCCGTGAATGATCTGTTCGAGAAATAAACGGCGCGATAACTCGACGGTTCCACTGCCCCGCAATGGCGCCAATCGTGACAAGAAAGCGCCGTTTTTTAACTCGACGCCCTTGAGGCTCCACTGAATACTCCCTCCCCTTTATGGGGAGGGTGGCCGCGAAGCGGTCGGGTGGGGCAGCGCCGTGAGTGTCCAACGCGCCAGAACTCTTCTGAAGGCCATGAGTTTCGCCGAAGTCCGCCTTTGGGCGCGGCTTCGGAAGCTGCGTAGCGACGGCTTCCATATCCGCCGGCAGGCTCCATTCCGAGGCTATATCCTCGACTTCGTCTGCTTCGATCGCCGGCTGGTCATCGAAGTGGACGGCCCGCACCATGACGAGCCGGAGCAGCAGGAGCACGATGCGTTTCGTGACCGCGTCCTGCGTCGGGAGGGCTTCAAAACCTTGCGCTTCCCGGGGCGTGCGGTGCATGAGG contains the following coding sequences:
- the ruvX gene encoding Holliday junction resolvase RuvX translates to MPVLSIEDFAAALPEYAAIVGLDPGEKTIGVAVSDVTRTVASPMALIEKTKFSKDAEQLFKLMDSRGAIGIVIGLPMNMDGTEGVRCQSNRALGRNLLRLKPDLPITFWDERLSTAAVTRVLIDEHDVSRKRRDEVVDKMAAGWILQGALERLRGL
- a CDS encoding M28 family metallopeptidase, coding for MKSVLLASVAACIAFSAAQAQTPDRVASGKAWWAHIEFMAADAQQGRLTGSPGEKASAEYVAARFKALGLQPAGTEGYFQPVAFKAQRVLADQSSVALVDGEVATPLSLGPDMLLSARLPQPTMIEAPLVFIGYGLVIPEYGHDELAGLDLRGKIAVVINGGPAELSGPVKSHARSARTWKALEAAGAVGLITLPTPKGMDVPWTRQMLLASQPGMYLADPSLGDVAGPRFTASVNPAQAAKLFIKSGHDFAALLAAAEAGQKLERFPLNLSLRASVKTEVSDVASANIIARLPGSDPKLAAENVVVSAHIDHLGVGAPINGDSIYHGAMDDASGVASVIEIARAMKRQKAKPKRSVLFVIVTAEEKGLLGSRYFALKPTVPRSSLVADVNMDMPLPLWPLKYLLIQGASESSLGGEADAVAKAMGYALTSDPYPDRNSFVRTDQYSFVKAGVPSLALKFGYPVGTPAYQIEKDWRTNRYHSPADNLSQPVDLSAAADFNAYVTALTLKIADNPVKPTWNADSIFKDSGAPKP
- the gatC gene encoding Asp-tRNA(Asn)/Glu-tRNA(Gln) amidotransferase subunit GatC, which produces MAIDAATVRKVARLARIATPEERLEPLAQELNGIMAWIEQLAEVDTDGCEPLTSVVAAGLPLREDVVTMGGDPARVTSNAPKSVNNFFVVPKVVE
- the gatA gene encoding Asp-tRNA(Asn)/Glu-tRNA(Gln) amidotransferase subunit GatA translates to MSALTKLTLASALDGLAKREFTSVELTRAHIEAVEAARGLNAYILETPDKALDMAAKSDARRAFGEAGPLEGAPLGIKDLFCTEGVRTTACSKILETFIPTYESTVTSQLWRDGAVMLGKLNLDQFAMGSSNETSYFGPVTNPWRGKGSNKALTPGGSSGGSAAAVAADLCLGATATDTGGSIRQPAAFTGTVGIKPTYGRCSRWGVVAFASSLDQAGPIAKTVEDAALLLTSMSGHDPKDSTSLDIAVPDFTQFVGKSVKGLRIGIPKEYRVDNMPAEIEKLWSDGIAWLKEAGCEIVDISLPHTKYALPAYYIVAPAEASSNLARYDGMRYGLREDGANLTEIYENTRASGFGDEVKRRILIGTYVLSAGYYDAYYLKALKVRRRIAEDFDNAWTKVDAILTPTAPSAAFGLGENSNDPIAMYLNDVFTVTTNLAGLPGLSLPAGLDANGLPLGLQIIGKPLDEATVFSVAGAVEKAAGFSAKAEKWW
- a CDS encoding endonuclease domain-containing protein, translated to MSVQRARTLLKAMSFAEVRLWARLRKLRSDGFHIRRQAPFRGYILDFVCFDRRLVIEVDGPHHDEPEQQEHDAFRDRVLRREGFKTLRFPGRAVHEEIDAVMDVICHALSAASPTRPLRGHPPHEGEGGDVSRPLLRRTLPSGEGGS